The genomic window TAATGTATTTCATGATCATACAATTTTTTTTGCTTTATAGTTCGTTCATATATACGTATATTTTAATTGATCTATGAATTTATATTATTAAAATAATGAAAGGGACATCTAAAAATTTAGAAAATATTCAATTTATTTAATATTATATTGGCATGGATATTTAGATCAACGCCTCAAACATAGGTTACATCACAAAGTAGCTAATAATAAGAAACATAATTGAATCGGCTTCATAGACCAAATGACTCCTCATTCCTCGGCTTTGCTGTTGCCCCACTTGGTAACAATGTCGTCGGCCGATATTTCCTCCATGCCAGCACTCGCCAGGGTGATGCCAATTTTCTCAAGGTCAATCTCCCCCAGTATGTTCAGTGACTCAACAGCCCATTCGAGTTTCTTGACGTTGATACCAAACTTCTTGCCAAGGTCCCTGAAGAGGATCAACATCCGACCGTCCTCCATGATGTAACGATGTTTGAAGTTCTTGGGTGCTCCCTCGGTGGCATTATGGGAAACGGATTTCGATACGAAATCATGGATTGTTGCGGCATCCTTTCCGTACCACCCATTGAGAAGATCGAGAACAGTGCGGGGTTTGATACCTAACTTCTTCAAAAGTTCTATGCGCTCTTGGTCAAGAGCCTTCATGGCCTCCGTGACAATTGGTGTCATTCCTTCCTTGTAGAAATAGAAGTCCTCCTTAGTGTCTATCTTGGCGGCGTTAAAAATCACTGCGGGAGTGTGGCAGATACAGTTCGTGCAGTTGAGGGCCACTTCCAATCCGTTGGCAAGCCAAACGAGATTATTAGGGAATAGATCACCTATTTCTTTGGCCAGGGAGGGTTCGGGATGGGGAGTGGTGAAGGTGATCTCCAACTGGACACCTCTAAAAACCTCCCCAT from Agrobacterium vitis includes these protein-coding regions:
- a CDS encoding NAD/NADP octopine/nopaline dehydrogenase family protein gives rise to the protein MEITFTTPHPEPSLAKEIGDLFPNNLVWLANGLEVALNCTNCICHTPAVIFNAAKIDTKEDFYFYKEGMTPIVTEAMKALDQERIELLKKLGIKPRTVLDLLNGWYGKDAATIHDFVSKSVSHNATEGAPKNFKHRYIMEDGRMLILFRDLGKKFGINVKKLEWAVESLNILGEIDLEKIGITLASAGMEEISADDIVTKWGNSKAEE